The following coding sequences lie in one Zingiber officinale cultivar Zhangliang chromosome 2B, Zo_v1.1, whole genome shotgun sequence genomic window:
- the LOC122049518 gene encoding sigma factor binding protein 1, chloroplastic-like: MFIIIQQIYFILNSKSPPPRPLPPLPGWASATLSYTMKAKIMKNRRGIKVVYISNPMRVTTSAASFRALVQQLTGPDSTVAADMANLSSSFVDDNGAVHDRLPPPLPESESQSVVGQPMLLSDQLWSGTAPKPEVEEETPWEVSYESLSRWILDN; encoded by the coding sequence ATGTTCATCATCATTCAACAAATTTACTTCATCCTCAATAGTAAATCTCCGCCGCCACGGCCGCTGCCGCCGTTGCCGGGCTGGGCTTCTGCAACTCTTAGCTATACCATGAAGGCCAAGATTATGAAGAACAGGAGAGGGATCAAAGTGGTGTACATCTCCAACCCCATGCGGGTCACCACCAGCGCCGCCAGTTTCCGCGCTCTCGTGCAGCAGCTCACCGGGCCCGACTCCACTGTCGCCGCCGACATGGCCAACTTATCCTCCTCCTTCGTCGACGACAACGGCGCCGTGCATGACCGCCTGCCGCCTCCGCTGCCGGAGTCGGAATCCCAGTCCGTCGTCGGGCAGCCGATGTTATTAAGCGATCAGCTGTGGAGCGGGACGGCGCCGAAGCCGGAGGTGGAGGAGGAGACTCCGTGGGAGGTGTCCTATGAGTCGCTGAGTAGGTGGattttagataattaa